CCCAAGCAGGAAAAAAACATGAACCCCTTGACCCGCATCGCTGAAAGAAGGATCAGCCAGGCCATTGAGGATGGCTCGCTTTCCTTTGAGAAATGGAAAAACAAGCCCTTGCCCGAGGATGACGATCCGCTGGTGCCGGATGACCTGAAAATGGCCTATAAGATCTTAAAAAACGCCGGGTATCTGCCGCCGGAAATCGAGATGAAAAAGGAGATCCGGCAGATGGAGGAGCTCATTGCCGCAACCGAGGACGAGCATGTGCGGCTCAGGCAGATGAAAAAGCTCAATCTGCTGCTCATCAAGATGGACGCCATGCGCAAGGGCGCGAGCAATATCGCCGCTCAAGACGACTACTACCGCAAAATCGTCGAGCGTATTTCCGTCAAAAGCGGCAAAAACGAGCGCCAGCAAACGTGTCAGGCGACGGCCTTGAGGAAGACCCTGAGCGGCGCCGGATAGCCTTCCACGGTAAGCATGGGGTTGTTCGGGTCGATAAAATCATCAAAGGACTCAAAGGTCATCCAGTCGGTCCGCCGCTGTTCCTCCCTGCTCATGGGATGGCTGCAGAAAATTTCCACATCCTGAAAACCTGTCCGGGTCAGCCAGTTTTTCACGCAGGCCGCGGTGGGCACGAAATAGGTTCCCGGCACCTTGGCGTAACGTTCGGCCGGAAACAGCGCCACCGGGTCATCACCCGGGATGGCCTGTGATTCGAGGATGAGCGTGCCCCCCGGTTTCATGCTTTTCCATACATCCTTGAGCATCTCCACCGGCGAGATCCGGTGGTAGATGACCCCCATGAGAAAGACCACGTCAAAACTCTCGGTGAAAAGCGGCATATGTTCGACGCCGAGCAGTTCGAGATGGAGGTTGGTGAGCCCCGCGAAGCTGTTTACGGTGCGGAAGGTGAAGTAGTGGTGGTGGTAGGGTTCAAAGCCGATGACCGCAAGCGGTTTGTGATGGGCCATGCGGAACATGTAATAGCCGTTGTTGCAACCGACGTCGGCGATGATTTTGCCGCTCAGATCCGGCAGCACGGACTGTAGTCTGTCCCATTTGCGGAAGCTTTGCCATTCCGCGTCAATATCAATACCGAAAACCTGGAAAGGCCCTTTGCGCCAGGGCATGAAACCCCGCAGCACCTGATAGACCCGTTGCCGTTCCTCGGGGGTGATGTCTTGTTCCACGCCGATGCGCACGACATCCCCGTCCAGATCGAGGGAAGAGGCCCGCAATCCGCGGACCGATTCGCAGGCGGTGCGATAGGAAAGGAATCCTTTTTTGCGGCTCGCGAGCTTTTTGTGGTTTTCCCGCCGCAGGGCGAGAATTTCTTCCCGGGCTGCCCGCGGCATGAGGTGGAGATATTCCTGGTCGGTTTCCATCCGTCAGTCCTTCAGGGCAATGTAGGAGGCGAAATTAAACCACTGGAAAAAGGGTTCCACATGGGGAAATCCGGCATCACGCATGAGCTGCAGGTTTTCCCCGGTGGAAAAGGGGATCAGCACGTTTTCCAGGGCCTCCCGCTTTCTGGCGATTTCCGTTTCCGTGTAGCCCCGGCTTTTTTTGAAGTCATGATAGAAGTCGATGAAGGCGCGGTTGAGCAAGGGGTCATGGGAGATGATCTTTTCGCTGATGATGACCACCCCGCCCGGCAGAAGCGCGTGATAAAGCCGGCTGAGGAATTTTTTTCTGATGATGGGCCGGATGAACTGCAGGGTGTAGTTGACGATAAAGGCCCGGCAAGGGGGCAAATCGATCTCGGCAATATCGCCGTGGATAAAGTGCACCCGGTCGGTGCGGGACAGCATCCTGGCCTTGAGCTCGGCCTTGTCGATCATGGGGGCGGAGTTGTCGATGCCGACAAAGTTCAGGTCAAAGGAGGCAAGCAACCGGGAAAGTTCCATCAGGGTGGTGCCGGTGGAACAGCCGAGATCGCAGATCGTTTCCCCCTGGTTGACGAATCTGGCCAGCAGCGCGGCAACCATGTCGATGACCTGGCGGTAACAGGGAACCGAGCGCTGCAGCATATCGTCAAAAACATCGGCCACCCCGGCATTGAAGGTGAAATCGGCTGAAGGGGTGATGTTCTGGTAAATGGTATCTTTTGTCATGATATTTCTGTTTTGCCTGTTAAAAACCTGTCAATATGCCATAAAATTTGAGGATTGCATCTAAAAATTTTCTATACGGGCAGAAGCTGTTTTTGCTGAGACATCTTTGATGCGGCTGGAACTGTGATGTCTTCTGCAACCCTATTCACGAAGAATAGACCATTCCTTAATATGCCACGCTTTCAGATGTGTTTTTTCTATTGAGATTTCGAAAGAAAAAAGTATCCTGCCAACGGTAGTTGTTTTAATTGTGCCGACTTACCCGCCCATTGAACCTTGCATGTCATTTCTGTTCGTTCGCTCATAGCGTCAACATAGGGAATATAGGATAGGGGAAAATACGTGAGGATGAGAGGATGCAAATGATTTTCAGCGAAGACTCACGGGTGAAAATCCCCTGCATCCTCCACCTGGTGCGGCTCGGCTACCGCTACCTTTCCCTCAAAAATGAGGTATGGGATGAAGAGGCCAATATCTTCCCGGACCTGTTTCGTGCCGCCATGGCCCGGATCAATCCCGGCCTGGATGCTGACGACATCCATCGACTGCTGGTTGACGTTAAACTTTCGCTGGAAAACGAGGACCTCGGCAAGGCTTTCTACGAAAAGCTCACGGAGCGTTCCGGCACCCGTCTGATCGACTTCGCCGATTTCTCGAACAACAGCTTTCATGTGGTCACGGAACTGACCTGCAAGAACGGCGATGATGAGTTCCGGCCCGACATCACCCTGCTCATCAACGGCATGCCGCTGGTCTTCATCGAGGTCAAGAAGCCCAACAACCGGGAAGGCGTGCTGGCCGAACGTAACCGCATCATCACCCGCTGCCGCAATCCCCGCTTCCGCCGCTTTCTCAACATCACCCAGCTGATGGTGTTCTCCAACAACATGGAGTACGACGACGGCTCGCCGCAGCCCATCGAGGGGGCCTTCTACGCCAGCCCGTCTTACGATGCGCCGATTTTTAACTATTTCCGGGAAGAGGAAGAGCTGCATCTCCCTGAATTGCCGGCCGACGAGGACGACACGGTTGAAAACGAGGTACTCAAAGACAATAACCTCAGCGTCATCAAACACAGCCCGGAATTTGTCAGCAACAAATCGCCCGACACCCCGACCAACCGCATCTGCACCTCCCTGTTCAGCCGCGACCGCCTCAAGTTTCTGCTGCAATACGCTTTTGTGTATGTGAGCGAGACCGACGGCCTGCACAAGCACGTCATGCGCTATCCGCAGCTCTTCGCCACCAAGGCGATTGAACGTAAGCTCGATGCCGGGGTGCGCAAGGGGATCATCTGGCACACCCAGGGAAGCGGCAAGACCGCGCTGGCCTATTACAACACCCGCTTTCTGACCGACTACTTCCAGAAACGCGGCATCATCCCCAAGTTCTATTTCATCGTCGATCGAATCGATCTGCTCATTCAGGCGCAGCGGGAATTTTCCGGTCGTGGGCTGACCGTGCACACCATCGACAGCCGTGAGGCCTTCACCCGCGACATCAAGGCGACCAAGGCGATCCACAACGATTCCGGCAGGCCGGAGATCACCGTGGTCAACATCCAGAAGTTTCAGGATGACCCGGACGTGGTCCGCACCGAGGATTACGACATCAGCATCCAGCGCGTCTACTTCCTCGACGAGGTGCACCGCAGCTACAACCCCAGGGGCAGTTTTCTCGCCAATCTGAGCCAGTCCGACCAGAACGCCATCAAGATCGGCCTCACCGGCACGCCGCTGCTGGGCGACGACACCAACTCCCGCGCCCTGTTCGGCGACTACATCCACAAATACTACTACAACGCCTCCATTGCCGACGGCTACACCCTGCGCCTGATCCGTGAAGAGATCGCCACCAACTACCAGCTCGCCCTGCGAGAGGCCCTGGCCGCCGTTAAACTCCAGCAGGGCGACATTGATCGCAAGCAGATCTACGCCCACCCGCGCTTTGTCGAGCCGATGCTCGACTACATCATCGACGATTTCGAAAAGAGCCGGGGCGCGCTGAACGACGCCGGCATCGGCGGCATGGTGATCTGCGACAGCGCCGAGCAGGCGAAAAAGATGTTCGAAATCTTTCAAGCCCGCCAGAACCCCAAATCGGTTCCGCTCGCTGGGGCCATTAGTACCAGTGTCGACGGCCTTCTTCTTGTGGCTGCTGATTCCGCGCGTCCCCGCTACGCCACCCTGCAAAAGCAGGCCAACAAGGTCAAAAGCGGCGCCCTGATCCTGCACGACATCGGCAGCAAGCAGGAGCGCAAGGAGTGGGTGGAGGATTTCAAGGCGGGCAAAATCGACCTGCTGTTTGTTTACAATATGCTGCTCACCGGCTTTGACGCCCACCGGCTGAAAAAGCTCTACCTGGGCCGGGTGATCCGTAAGCACAATCTGCTCCAGGCCCTGACCCGGGTCAACCGCCCCTATGGGGATTTCCGCTATGGCTATGTGGTCGATTTCGCCGACATCAGCAAGGAGTTCGAGGAAACGAACCAGCGTTATTTGCAAGAGTTGAACGACGAGCTGGGCGACGAACTGGAACACTACTCCCATCTGTTCAAATCCGCCGAGGAAATCCAGAGCGAGATCGAGCAGGTCAAGAACATCCTGTTTCAGTTCAACACCGAGAACGCCGAGGAATTCTCCCGGCAGATCAGCCGGACCCAGGACCGCGCCACGGTGCTGGCCCTCAAAAAGGCCCTGCTTGACGCCCGCAGTCTCTACAACTTGATCCGCCTGCAAGGCGAGTACTCCTTCCTCGACCAGCTCGATTTCCAGAAGCTGGGCCAGCTCTACCGCGAGACCTGCAACCACCTCGACCTGCTGAACCTGAAAGAAAGCATTGAGTCGAGCGCCGACACCACGGGCCTGCTCAACGTCGCCCTCGAAGAGGTGCTCTTCCTGTTCACCAAGGTCGGGGAAGAAGAGCTGGTGCTGGCCGACAAGCTGAAGAACACCCTGCGCCGGACCCGCGAGGATATGTCCGACAACTTCGACCAGCAGGACCCCAAATTCATCACCCTCAAGGAAGAGCTGGAGCGGCTGTTCAAGAAGAAAAAACTGAGCGAAGTCACCCAGGAAGAAATGACCGCCAACATCGGGGCGCTGAACGCCATTCATGAAAAGGTCAAGGAGCTGAACCGGCAGAACAACCAGCTCCGCGCCAAGTACCAGGGCGACGCCAAATACACCCGCATCCACAAGCGCTTAATGGAACGCGGCACGCTGTCGGAAACCGAGCGGAGCCTCTTCGAGGCCCTTACCGGCGTGAAAAGGCAGGCCGACGACCAGGTGTTGCAGAACACCCAGCTGCTGGCCAATGAAGCCTTCTTTGAACAGATGATGATGCCGCTGGTTATCGGCGAGTTCCAGACTCGCCAAAAGATCAAACTCAACCCGGAGGCCTGCCGCGCCATCAACCGGCTGGTGGTCACCGAATACAGGAATGAATTTGCCTCCGGCAACAGAACAGGAGTACAGGCGTGGTAACGCAGGATTTCACCAACAGCACCCGGCAACTGATCGACAGCCTCAAGAACATCTGCGCCGCCTACGGCCTCGGCAACGATGGCAACGAGTTCAAGATCATCACCCAGGTCTTTCTCTACAAGTTCCTCAACGATAAGTTCGCCTTTGAGGCCAAGAAGATCAAACCGGAGCTGGCCCAATATCAAAATGGCACCGAGAACTGGAAACAGGCGATCAGCTCCCTGAGCAGTGACGAGCTGGAGATGCTGCAATACCAGATGGGGCCGGACACCGCCCGCCTCAAACCCGAGCACTTCATCACCCATCTGTGGAATCGCCAGAACGAGCCCGATTTCGCCAAGCTCTTTGACGACACCCTGCGCGACATCGCCATCAGCAACAACGACATATTCGCGGTCAAGACCGACGGCGGGGCAAAGGTCACCCTGTTTGACCGGGTGAGCGAATACATCAGCGATGTCGGCAGGCGCGACGCCTTCTGCCGCGCCATCATCAACAAGATTGGATTTTCCAGCTTCGAGCGCATCTTCACCCAGAAGTTCGATTTCTACGCCACCATTTTCGAATACCTGATCAAGGACTACAACAGCAACAGCGGCGGCAAGTATGCCGAATACTACACGCCCCATGCCGTGGCCCGGATCATGGCCGCCATCCTGGTGCCGCAGGAACAGCAGGGCAAGGTGCACAACGTCAGCTGCTACGACCCCTCGGCCGGGTCCGGCACCCTCTTGATGAACGTGGCCCACGCCATCGGCGAAAACCGCTGCAGCATCTACACCCAGGATATTTCCCAGAAATCCTCCAACCTGCTGCGGTTGAACCTGATTTTGAACAATCTGGTCCACTCCATCCCCAACATCATCCAGGGCAACACCCTGCTGCACCCCTACCACCGGGACGGCAAGGCGCTGAAGAAATTCGACTACATCGTCAGTAATCCGCCTTTCAAGATGGATTTCTCCGACTTTCGCAACGAGCTGGAGACCAGGGAGAACAAGGAGCGCTTCTTTGCCGGGGTGCCGAACATCCCCAAGCAGGCCGTGGACAAAATGGCCATCTACCAGCTCTTTCTCCAGCACATCGTCCATTCGCTGAAACCCGGCGGCAAGGCTGCGGTGGTGGTGCCCACCGGCTTCATCACCGCGCAATCCGGCATCGACAAGAAGATCCGCCAGCACCTGGTCGATAACCGGATGCTGGCCGGGGTGGTCTCCATGCCGAGCAACATCTTCGCCACCACCGGCACCAACGTCTCCATCCTCTTCATTGACGACAGCAACAAGAACGGTGTGGTGCTGATCGACGCCTCCAACCTCGGCACCAAGGTCAAGGATGGCAAAAACCAGAAAACCCTGCTTGCAGCGGCAGAGGAAGACCGGATTATTGCGGTGTTCAACGGCAAGGAGGCGGTGGAAGATTTTTCGGTGGTGGTGAGCTACGACGAGATCGCCGCCAAAAACTATTCCCTCAGCGCCGGGCAGTATTTCGAGGTAAAGATTGAGTTTGTGGATCTGACGCCTGCTGAGTTCACTGCCAAGATGCAGGGCTTTAGCGACAATCTGGATCGGCTGTTCAAGGAGTCGGCCGGGTTGGAGCAGGAGATTCGGAAACAGTTGACGGGGTTGCGCTATGAGTAGATTCGGCACGAATAGCGATATGAAACAATTCGACCGCCTGTCCCAAATCGCCCTTGGAGAAGATTCCCCCCGCCGGTTCAAGGCGGATGTGAAGAATGTCGAATCGTTGGCCTCGGAGATGGCGGCCTTTGCCGACACGGGCGGCATGGTTTTATCCGGTCTCCATGACCTGATAAATGACCTTTCAGACATGAGGCCGGCGAGATGAATCATTCGGAAATTATCATCTACCAGGCCGCTGACGGCAAAATCAAAATCGATGTCCGGTTGGAAGACGAGACGGTTTGGCTGACTCAGGAGCACATGGCTGGGTTGTTCGGCAAAAGCAAGAAGACGATTTCCGAGCACATCCGCAATATTTTCAGTGAAGGCGAACTGGACGAGCAAGTGGTTGTCCGGAATTTCCGGACAACCACTCGCCATGGCGCCATGCCGGATAAAACCCAGTCCAGAGACGTTCAATTTTACAACCTGGACGTGATCATCTCCGTCGGCTACCGGGTCAGGTCCCACCAGGGCACTCAGTTTCGCATCTGGGCCACCCAGCGGTTGAAGGAATACATCGTCAAGGGGTTTGCCCTGAACGATGAGCGCTTCAAAACGGGCAACTCGATGGCCTATTTCACGGAGCTACAGGAACGCATCCGTGAAATCCGCCTTTCCGAGCGCTTCTTCTATCAGAAAATCAAGGATATCTATACAACCAGCATCGACTACGACCCCAGGGACGAAAAGACCGTCGAGTTTTTCAAGGTGGTTCAGAACAAACTCCTCTGGGCCATCAGCCGGCAAACAGCGGCGGAACTGGTGTATCGCCGGGCGGACGCCACGCGGCCCCTGATGGGTATGCAATCGTTCGACAAGAAAGGTGAGCCGGCGGTGCGTAAAAGCGATGTGAGCATCGCCAAGAACTACCTCGCCGAGGATGAAATGAAGCTGCTCGGCCTGCTGGTGGAACAATACCTGGCCTTCGCCGAAACCATGGCCCAGCAGAGAACCCCCATGCACATGTCCGACTGGATTCAACGGCTGGATGCCATTATTCAGCTCAATGGCCGGGAGCTGCTCACCCATGCGGGCAAGATCAGCCACCAGATGGCCCAGGAAAAAGCCGCCCTGGAGTATGACAAGTTCCAGGAATCGCAGCGACGCATCCAGCGTGAAGAGAGCCTCAAGGAGTTGGAAGAGGACATCAAAAAGCTGAAGTCGCCCCGGAAGAAGGGAGGCAAATCATGAGCGGCATGCATGCAAAAGACCTCCGTGCCCAACTCGCCCTCAACGAAGATTCCACCCGCCGGTTCAAGGCGGATGTAAAAAATGCTGCGTCGCTGGCCTCGGAGATGGCTGTCTATACCAACAACAATGGCGGCAAGACCGTCATCGGCGTGACCGATGACGGTTCAGGCCTCAAGCAGGTGCCGGAACACTGGTCGACCATTGATTTTAGCGGCGGCCATGACGGCTGCCTGTTCACCGCCACGGTGCGGCGGAAACCGGCGGAAGAGGAAATCGCTCTCATCCATCGGAAGGGAACAAGCATGATTGATTC
The Desulfobulbaceae bacterium DB1 genome window above contains:
- a CDS encoding carboxy-S-adenosyl-L-methionine synthase CmoA, translated to MTKDTIYQNITPSADFTFNAGVADVFDDMLQRSVPCYRQVIDMVAALLARFVNQGETICDLGCSTGTTLMELSRLLASFDLNFVGIDNSAPMIDKAELKARMLSRTDRVHFIHGDIAEIDLPPCRAFIVNYTLQFIRPIIRKKFLSRLYHALLPGGVVIISEKIISHDPLLNRAFIDFYHDFKKSRGYTETEIARKREALENVLIPFSTGENLQLMRDAGFPHVEPFFQWFNFASYIALKD
- a CDS encoding tRNA 5-methoxyuridine(34)/uridine 5-oxyacetic acid(34) synthase CmoB, with amino-acid sequence METDQEYLHLMPRAAREEILALRRENHKKLASRKKGFLSYRTACESVRGLRASSLDLDGDVVRIGVEQDITPEERQRVYQVLRGFMPWRKGPFQVFGIDIDAEWQSFRKWDRLQSVLPDLSGKIIADVGCNNGYYMFRMAHHKPLAVIGFEPYHHHYFTFRTVNSFAGLTNLHLELLGVEHMPLFTESFDVVFLMGVIYHRISPVEMLKDVWKSMKPGGTLILESQAIPGDDPVALFPAERYAKVPGTYFVPTAACVKNWLTRTGFQDVEIFCSHPMSREEQRRTDWMTFESFDDFIDPNNPMLTVEGYPAPLRVFLKAVA
- a CDS encoding cell filamentation protein Fic, whose protein sequence is MNHSEIIIYQAADGKIKIDVRLEDETVWLTQEHMAGLFGKSKKTISEHIRNIFSEGELDEQVVVRNFRTTTRHGAMPDKTQSRDVQFYNLDVIISVGYRVRSHQGTQFRIWATQRLKEYIVKGFALNDERFKTGNSMAYFTELQERIREIRLSERFFYQKIKDIYTTSIDYDPRDEKTVEFFKVVQNKLLWAISRQTAAELVYRRADATRPLMGMQSFDKKGEPAVRKSDVSIAKNYLAEDEMKLLGLLVEQYLAFAETMAQQRTPMHMSDWIQRLDAIIQLNGRELLTHAGKISHQMAQEKAALEYDKFQESQRRIQREESLKELEEDIKKLKSPRKKGGKS
- a CDS encoding SAM-dependent methyltransferase; its protein translation is MVTQDFTNSTRQLIDSLKNICAAYGLGNDGNEFKIITQVFLYKFLNDKFAFEAKKIKPELAQYQNGTENWKQAISSLSSDELEMLQYQMGPDTARLKPEHFITHLWNRQNEPDFAKLFDDTLRDIAISNNDIFAVKTDGGAKVTLFDRVSEYISDVGRRDAFCRAIINKIGFSSFERIFTQKFDFYATIFEYLIKDYNSNSGGKYAEYYTPHAVARIMAAILVPQEQQGKVHNVSCYDPSAGSGTLLMNVAHAIGENRCSIYTQDISQKSSNLLRLNLILNNLVHSIPNIIQGNTLLHPYHRDGKALKKFDYIVSNPPFKMDFSDFRNELETRENKERFFAGVPNIPKQAVDKMAIYQLFLQHIVHSLKPGGKAAVVVPTGFITAQSGIDKKIRQHLVDNRMLAGVVSMPSNIFATTGTNVSILFIDDSNKNGVVLIDASNLGTKVKDGKNQKTLLAAAEEDRIIAVFNGKEAVEDFSVVVSYDEIAAKNYSLSAGQYFEVKIEFVDLTPAEFTAKMQGFSDNLDRLFKESAGLEQEIRKQLTGLRYE
- a CDS encoding restriction endonuclease subunit R encodes the protein MIFSEDSRVKIPCILHLVRLGYRYLSLKNEVWDEEANIFPDLFRAAMARINPGLDADDIHRLLVDVKLSLENEDLGKAFYEKLTERSGTRLIDFADFSNNSFHVVTELTCKNGDDEFRPDITLLINGMPLVFIEVKKPNNREGVLAERNRIITRCRNPRFRRFLNITQLMVFSNNMEYDDGSPQPIEGAFYASPSYDAPIFNYFREEEELHLPELPADEDDTVENEVLKDNNLSVIKHSPEFVSNKSPDTPTNRICTSLFSRDRLKFLLQYAFVYVSETDGLHKHVMRYPQLFATKAIERKLDAGVRKGIIWHTQGSGKTALAYYNTRFLTDYFQKRGIIPKFYFIVDRIDLLIQAQREFSGRGLTVHTIDSREAFTRDIKATKAIHNDSGRPEITVVNIQKFQDDPDVVRTEDYDISIQRVYFLDEVHRSYNPRGSFLANLSQSDQNAIKIGLTGTPLLGDDTNSRALFGDYIHKYYYNASIADGYTLRLIREEIATNYQLALREALAAVKLQQGDIDRKQIYAHPRFVEPMLDYIIDDFEKSRGALNDAGIGGMVICDSAEQAKKMFEIFQARQNPKSVPLAGAISTSVDGLLLVAADSARPRYATLQKQANKVKSGALILHDIGSKQERKEWVEDFKAGKIDLLFVYNMLLTGFDAHRLKKLYLGRVIRKHNLLQALTRVNRPYGDFRYGYVVDFADISKEFEETNQRYLQELNDELGDELEHYSHLFKSAEEIQSEIEQVKNILFQFNTENAEEFSRQISRTQDRATVLALKKALLDARSLYNLIRLQGEYSFLDQLDFQKLGQLYRETCNHLDLLNLKESIESSADTTGLLNVALEEVLFLFTKVGEEELVLADKLKNTLRRTREDMSDNFDQQDPKFITLKEELERLFKKKKLSEVTQEEMTANIGALNAIHEKVKELNRQNNQLRAKYQGDAKYTRIHKRLMERGTLSETERSLFEALTGVKRQADDQVLQNTQLLANEAFFEQMMMPLVIGEFQTRQKIKLNPEACRAINRLVVTEYRNEFASGNRTGVQAW